In Labeo rohita strain BAU-BD-2019 chromosome 8, IGBB_LRoh.1.0, whole genome shotgun sequence, the genomic window GGCAgatttgattacttttattttttatccagTAGCAGATTTTccacatatattatgtatttatttctttgttttattttttattgtcctCCCCCCccccatttattcatttttattattcatactACACTAGcagatttgttttgattttgatttttttaatgtattttttcttactggattggcaaattttcatttttttttttttaattttgtcctACTATACTGATAGCTTTTcacttattttttacatttatttattttttctttgtgcactgGCAGATttgcttacttttttttaatccagtagcagatttttcacatatttattttattttatttttcattgtccTTTCCccccttatttatttatttttactgaactggcagatgcatttacttatttataaaatgtattttttcttactGCACTGGCAGATTtttcacttattattattttattattattgttgttattactttttttttaacagcaccAGCAGATGCTTTCACTCATTTTTAAAGCAAGTGAAAGAACCTACCAGTGCAGTAAGATAAAATACACCTGTATTAAAGACACAATCTatgaaaacaagacttaatttCTTGTGCAGTGTTGCTTCTCAAGtacattcattttctttaaaggaGTTTTAGATAGACGAGtctaaaaagtcaaaatgaaagGTAACTTGAGCTATTTAATGGTGGCACAGTATGTCTGATAAGAAATCTTACACTCTTCCTCTTTCCCGTAACCAGAGATCGCACACTCCGTCCAGTCCGGTAAAACCAGATTAGGTTCTGGTAAACAAGCAGGCAGAACTTCTGGAGAGTGAATGGCGCAGATACCGTGCTCACTCTTCAACTTGAGCAGAGCTGAAGACACAAGGAACACAACAGGAAATCACTTACAACTCAAATGACATTCAAAACctcattaataatgaaattatgacAAAGTTACAGGCTAATATACACTATTAGTACTCTAGTATTCTAATGTCACAAAACATGTCAGATAAACGtgagtgacactgaagactggaataatgatggtgaaaattcaggtttgatcacaggaataaattacattttaacagatattcacatagaaaacaactattttaaattttaaaaatatttcaaaattttgctgtttttactgtatttttaatcaaataaaaccagccttgatgagcagaacagacttttcaaaacgtaaaaaaaaaaaacttttgaacgatagTATATACACAAAAGAGAAaagatataaaatttaaaaacataataacagCGCTGACCGTGGGCTGATGATCATTAGGATTTGTTTTACGTGTGTACGAGTGTAAGAATTGATTATAGTGGAGTGTGTGATTTGTCAGTAAATAATCTGAAGTCTCACCGATATCATTGTCGTAGGTCTCGTCATCGTACTGATCATGGATCCAGTATTTCTCCACGTCAAAGATCTGCTCGCTGCTGGAGTTCTGAAGCCTGAAGGTTCGACCCAGAACCACTCGAAGACGATTCTCATCAAATCTAAACACAGATTACAGAAGACAAAATTTatctttgtcttgttttttgtaaaaaaaaaaatgtaaacatctccgttatttttaaatttaaaatttaaatttaaaaaattgaaaaattaaacatttgaatttcaaattgatcaaaatgaagtaggtttttattaaaacaagaacaaatatctgccaatgggaTCTGAAAAATCAACTTAATTTAAAGAGTACTTTTCATATACCCTATTGAtttcttcttgttttaagcataaactcacttcattttgtttcatttttcagccattttacatttgcatttcaaGTTAATGCATCTTGCTCTAAggatctttaaatatttaaattggaaaacaaaaatacagaggAAGATgttaatactgtatataatttatattattttttatttgagttttagtcattttagcacatcaagttaaactaaattcaaATGAGAAATTGCTGCAttgacaacatttattttatttcaagaaacaaaactgtttttatggttttaattgtaaatgtaatttttgttatcTATAATAAGCTTGTTTCAAATAATGTACTGTGAATGTGACATGTGAAATGTTTCATGTGAAAATCAAGGAAAACAACTATGGTGATTCAGCATGTATCTATCAGAAATGTATTCGATAACAATCAGctcactgaaatattttttgattcTTGACGTCATGATGAAGGAAATAAGATTAGTGAAACCAAATTATCTGACAGCAGCCTGTTTCTATAAGTAGGAAGTgaactaaacacacacacacacacacctctcctGAAAGCAGTGAGCGGCGGAGAGGATCCAGCAGGAGTCAATGAGGACGCCGCCGCACAGGAAGTTGTATGATTTTGCACGTGGCAGATAGACGGTGAGGGCGGCCTGCCACGGCTGCTCTCTGATATCGCTGACCTGACCTCCACGAATCCTGAACACAGGCAGAGAGTTTGAAGGAGCTTCAGCCCGCTGACCGCAGAAACCTGTGTGCGAGAAAACACTTCAGATCAGAATCCCAGAACACCCTCGTGTCACGTATGCGAGAGCAGCACCACTCGTTTTCTTTATAAAATGTGAAAGTCTAGTTATCTTTCAGCGTCTCACCTTGATTGTTTGTGGTTATCGGAGCTCGTGGTCCAAGCGTGGTGATTGAAGGAGTTTTCCTCGCTGTGGAAGCAAGACAAATATGGTTAAAAAAGGACCCACAAACAATCAGGGCTGATTTAAATGAATAACAGCTCAATTTAACCAAAACACGTGCACATTACATTCACACAGGTATTTAAGGAAAccaattcaataaaaataaataaataaacaaatatttaaagcatgataacattaatcattatttttattatgtttatagatttttttgtgaatttattcgctcgtttttattaattagtctaaaaattaagacaaatatattactgttgtaaattacaattgtcctgtaaaataaattattatttgattagaataatcacgattaatcgattcaaaataaagctttatgtttacatactatatgtgtgtgtactgtgtatatttattatgtatatataaatacacacacatatatgtatacatttttaaaaatgtattattgtatgtattgtatatattatatatacatataaatgttttacatataaatatatgaacatatttgtccttaataaatacatgtatgtgtgtgcatttatatatacataataaatatgcacaatacacacacatattgtatgtaaacataaacgtTTATTTAATCACAACTAATCATTTTACAGCTCTAAATTCTTAGGCTTTAAACATATCAAACAaggttattatcattaactaaaactattcattacttaattttataataaaatttgtaaaagtacacatttttagtttttactaatttagtcaaatcagttaataaaaatgaactaaaataataattcaacattttatttcaccaAGTTCTTAAagcaacatttatcattttcatttagtttaacataatgtactaaaataagtaaaactacttagaaaaaagttagaaaaaaactaatagaaatgataaaaataataatgatgatgaacaaaattgctaaaagtttaaaataaaaaacaaaagctgaaaacacaaaaacaaaacagaattcaaaaaaataaaaaatagaaccTCAGCCATACCAAAATAACAAGCTTTTGTTTTGGTGGAATATTTCCGAAATGCTGTAAACGTCTGTccacaaaaatggaaattatacAAATGTGAAACCTTAATTACTTCAAGACTAAACAGTGAAGCGCATCGGTTAGTCATGTGCTTGTGGATCAGTGACTAATGTATTGAGCAGTTGTCATAGCAGCAATGCAAACTTACAACATTTAGGGACGTCACAGAGCTCCCAGGTCAACTGTGACCCTTTATAGACGTGACACCAGGGGCCGAGGTCACCGTCCGGGTTCCTGTGAgtgaaaacagacagacagttagAGATGGAGTTTTCTGTTCCTGTTCCTTTACTGTGTTTTCACCATGCTTAAGAGGTGTTGTTGGGCCAACGAAGTAAGCAGAAACTCTTTAACTATGGTTAAAGCAACGTTGTGATTGGTTTATGATATATATTCACAATGTGTGTATGTCAGATTTATAAAGAAACACATCCCAGCGTGACAGAAGCTTAAgcagcagtgaaagctaacttGTGCCCTGGAACTAGTTAATGTTGAAACATTTTAACTCAattcaatatatatttcattgtaCCTGCAGAAGTTGTGGCTGCCGATGCCCAACTCTCTGGCGTCGGACCTCCATGCGCTGTAGATCTTACGAGACACTGCGGGTGAATCCCACGACAGACACTTCAAACCGCTGCGGGTGATGGCTTTCGTCCCTCTGTAGCTCTGCCCTGATCCTCGTGTGCACTCTAGATAGGGATCTGAAACAACATGACATTAGTACACACTATATGGATACGGATATCTATGTCTGTGTGAGTTTTTAGTGTTTGTACCTGTTACGCAGGTTGGTAAAGAGCAGAACTCCCATGTGATCTGAGCCTTTTTATAAACATAACACCAGGGTTTACTGTCTCCATCTGGATTCCTGAGAAATAAAACGCAACCCaaacatgattattattattattattatactcaCCAGCAACACAATGCAGCTCAATGCATACAAGCAAAAAGCGCTTTTTGGTTTAAATGGTGTGAAGCAAATTGCACAAAAGAGCAATATGATAAAAGGCATCAATGTTCAATTCCATGCATTAATGAATGAAGGCTGGAGGAGGAAGTATATGTGCACCTGCAGTAGTTGTGATTGCCCAGTCCCAGTGTGTCTGCCTCTGGCCTCCTGGCAGTGAATTTCTTCCCTCGAAGTGTGCTGGAATTCCAGTTAACGCACTCCAGTCCTGACATACTTATGCTCCAGGTGCCACGGTAACCCGACCCCTGACCTCTTGAACATCGCTCAGTTGTGCCTGAGAGAAGCGCAAGAAAACATACCATCAAATTCCGCCTTATTAATCTTCATGTTATCAAATAGAAATTATTGTATGATTTTGTTAAACGATTTACTTGTGTATGAGGCCAAAAGAGAATCTCATCATACTAAAGAGAACAAGTTACATTAGTTACACTAATTTTACTAGCAACCAATAAACTGAAATGGTAGGTTATAATAGTAACGCTAATTATACTAGCAACTAATAATACCAAAAAAGTAAGTCATACTAGTTAGACTAATTtgctaaaaacaaataatactaaTTTTACTAGCaaataataatgctgaaaaagtTATACTGGCAACTAATACTACTAAAAATAGTAAGTTATGCTAATTTTACTAGCAATGAATCAttctaaaaatactgttatgCTAGTTTTACTAGCaactaataatactaaaaatagtaAGTTATACTAGTTACGCTACTTAAACTAGCAACTCATGATAATTACGCTTATTTTACTAGTAAGTAATGATACATTAAATATAGGCTTTACTAGTTAAGAAGTAAATGATACTTAAACAGTACGTTATACTAGTAACGCTAAATTAGCAACTAATGATACTTAAAAAGGTAATACGTTAGTAGGTTATACTAgttatactaataatactacCGAATAATACAAAAAAGAGTAAGTTACACTAGTTTTACTAATTTACTAGTAAAtaacaatgctaaaaatattaagttatacTAGTTTACTAGTTTACTAGCAACCAACACAATTAACAAAAGTAAGacatattacagtatttttactaGCAACTCATGATACTAACTATAGTAAGTTATACTAATTGCACATATTTTACTAGTAAGTAATGATGcactaaaaaagtattttttctaGTTACTAGTTACACCAAGTTTACTAGCaagtaatgattctaaaataGTAAGTTATACTAGTTAGACTAAATTTATACTTAAAGTTACAAGTTAGTAAGTTATACTAGTTATACTAattatactactactaataaaaagaGTATGTTACACTAGTTATACCAATTTACTAGGAACTCatgatactaaaaataataagttaTTCTAATTCTGCTTATTTTACTAGCAAGTAGTGATACATTAAAAATAGGTCTTACTTGTTAcgcaaattttaaattaaagcaaTGATACTAAGTTATACTAAAATTATTAGCaactaataatactaaaaatattaagttatacTGGCAACTAATACTACTAAAAACAGTATGTTATTCAAATTATGCTAATTTTACTAACAACTATTCATTCTAAAATACTATGTTTTACTAGTTTTACTAGCAACTAGTAATACTAAAAATAGTAAGTTATACTAACACTTATTTTGCTAGCAAATAATGAGGCACTAAAAATactaagtcattttaaatttactagcaactaataatactaaaaaaaacaaaaactaaattatacaTAAGTAAATTTAGTATAACCAAAACCTCTTAACACAGTGATAAACAGCAGTATAAATACTATTTGCTGCCAGAAGAAAAATGCTTACTGATTTCACACTGAGTGCCTGTAAACCCAGGCGGACACTGGCAGATGAAGTCACTGGAGTAAACAGCTTCTTTACACGTCCCTCCATTATAACATTTGGACGCACGACATTCTgaaaaacagaataataaaCGTCTGGGTGTCCATTGTGGAAAATTCCTGAGtgtaataaatgacatttattgcTTTGTGTGACATTTCTACAGTAAAATGCTATTCTAAGTGTGCTATGAACATCTTTCGTA contains:
- the plat gene encoding tissue-type plasminogen activator produces the protein MNLLLNLLLLLLALCCAADSTVVNIRQKRGTRTYKDSCVDANSAAVRDIGATWLRWKGQKVEFCRCAVRARVRCHEIPMTKCRASKCYNGGTCKEAVYSSDFICQCPPGFTGTQCEISTTERCSRGQGSGYRGTWSISMSGLECVNWNSSTLRGKKFTARRPEADTLGLGNHNYCRNPDGDSKPWCYVYKKAQITWEFCSLPTCVTDPYLECTRGSGQSYRGTKAITRSGLKCLSWDSPAVSRKIYSAWRSDARELGIGSHNFCRNPDGDLGPWCHVYKGSQLTWELCDVPKCSRKTPSITTLGPRAPITTNNQGFCGQRAEAPSNSLPVFRIRGGQVSDIREQPWQAALTVYLPRAKSYNFLCGGVLIDSCWILSAAHCFQERFDENRLRVVLGRTFRLQNSSSEQIFDVEKYWIHDQYDDETYDNDIALLKLKSEHGICAIHSPEVLPACLPEPNLVLPDWTECAISGYGKEEEFSPFYSERIKRGLVRLWPQEQCVSEKLSGRLVTSNMLCAGDTRGLDDACKGDSGGPLVCPKNGRMTLMGLISWGDGCGKKDTPGVYTRVTNYTKWISSKMRAN